ACCGCCGGGAAATCCGCCTCCACGTAGCAGGGACCCTCCGCCTTCGCTGCGGGACAGTCGCCCGGCCGTTCGTAGAAGACCACGTTCTTGAAGCTCAGCAGCTCCGGCTCCACGATCTTCCTGTACTCGGGGTGGTTGTGGAAGATGCTGATGAGGCCGTCGACGCCCCGGGCCCGGAAGTCGTCCAGGTAATCCACCACCCGCTCGCGTGTGCCCACCGCGTGGCCGACGATGAATCGGATGCCTCGGGCGGCGGCCATGGTCTCCATCAGCTGAAGCAGGCGAGGATCCGGCACAGCCACCGTGCTGACCAGCACGCCGACCACGCAACTGCGCTTGCCGGCCAGTTGACGGGCGATGATATTGGGGCGGTAGTGAGCTGCCTTGGCGGCCGCCAGGACCCGCTCAGCCGTTTCCGCCGAGATGCGATGCGAAGTCGCCCGGCCGTTGAGAACCAGCGAAACCGTGGTTCGGGAGATGCCCAGTTGTCGGGCGATCTGCTCGGCCGTGATCCGCTCCGCGGGATGGGTCGGCATCCACTCCTCTCCTTCAGCCAACGCGCGTTAGCGGTAATGCTACCACGGGTTGGCATGCTATGCAAGCCCGCCCGAACGCCCCGCGGCCCGTTGGCCTGCACAAGCCGACGCCTCAACCGGTGCAGCCGGGGATGGTCTCGCCGGGAACGCCGAAGCATGGTCTTGCCAGGAAAGACCGGTGGGGGTTGACCGGAGAAGGGGAGCGGGTCCCACCGGAAGAGGCGAGGGATGATCTCGCCGGGGAAGGTGCCGGCGGTCAGCCGATGACCACGTTGAAGACGGCCAGGGCGGCCGTCTCGTCGTCGCAGAACGTGAACAGTTTCTTCAGCTTGGTGATCTCGAAGACTTTCATCAATTCGCCGCGAAGGGCGCAGATGACCAGGGTGCCCTTGATTTCGCTGGTCTTTCTCTGAAGGTTGACCAGGACGCCCAGAGCGGAGGAGGAGAGGAACTTGACCTTGGTGAAGTCGAGGATCAGCTTGCGGCAGTTGCGGTCATCGACCAGCTCGTACAACTGCTGGCCGAGGCTCTCAACCTGGGCAAGATCGAGGATGGAGGCGTCCTCGATATTGACCACGGTGACATCGCGGATCGAGTGGATGAGTAGTCGTGCTGCGCCAGCCATAGGTCCTCCCGGCCGTGTCGGTATCCCACGGCTTCCGCGAAGGACGACGATCCGTGACGGAGGCGGGAAGGGATACACGGCTTGATCGTGGGGTATTGTAGGGGTTCCCGAGTGGATATGCAACGATGGGGGTAGTGATTAGACCGGGCGACTCGTCCGGGCGAGACGGGCGGTACTTCCTAAGGGTGGGCGGATTGCAGGTGGGTGTCGCCGGGATAGCCGTCCTGGATTTCCCAGAAGTTGTCGAGCCGCTTGATTAGAGGTCGCCCGTTTTCCGCACCCGCGC
This genomic stretch from Phycisphaerae bacterium harbors:
- a CDS encoding LacI family DNA-binding transcriptional regulator, with protein sequence MPTHPAERITAEQIARQLGISRTTVSLVLNGRATSHRISAETAERVLAAAKAAHYRPNIIARQLAGKRSCVVGVLVSTVAVPDPRLLQLMETMAAARGIRFIVGHAVGTRERVVDYLDDFRARGVDGLISIFHNHPEYRKIVEPELLSFKNVVFYERPGDCPAAKAEGPCYVEADFPAV
- a CDS encoding STAS domain-containing protein produces the protein MAGAARLLIHSIRDVTVVNIEDASILDLAQVESLGQQLYELVDDRNCRKLILDFTKVKFLSSSALGVLVNLQRKTSEIKGTLVICALRGELMKVFEITKLKKLFTFCDDETAALAVFNVVIG